The following are encoded together in the Myxocyprinus asiaticus isolate MX2 ecotype Aquarium Trade chromosome 7, UBuf_Myxa_2, whole genome shotgun sequence genome:
- the mmaa gene encoding methylmalonic aciduria type A protein, mitochondrial isoform X2, whose amino-acid sequence MGPKGFLPILHCVASLSPIHTTTALRHSLCKPAVKQCCASLCTLQQRRGVSVEAATSHHVSDLTDREKKLLNKLYDGLIGGQRAALAESITLVETQHPRKKELAQVLLQRVLAIRQEQERRNGGKPVAFRVGLSGPPGAGKSSFIEVVGKMLTGRGHKVSVLAVDPSSCTTGGSLMGDKTRMTELSRDMNAYIRPSPTSGTLGGVTRTTNEAIVLCEGAGYDIVLVETVGVGQSEFAVADMVDMFVLLIPPAGGDELQGIKRGIIEMADLVVVTKSDGDLVVPARRIQAEYTSALKLLRKKSNIWKPKYYFCPLLNGQKLPHAFRWLEATNMGERRYSLCLLPAAWFLSSIPLTGGCDGHIDFFSPP is encoded by the exons ATGGGTCCGAAGGGGTTTTTACCAATTCTGCATTGTGTTGCTTCTCTCTCTCCTATACACACCACAACAGCATTAAGACATTCCCTTTGTAAGCCTGCTGTAAAACAGTGCTGTGCCTCCCTCTGCACCCTCCAACAGAGAAGAGGTGTTTCTGTAGAGGCTGCCACAAGCCATCATGTTTCAGACTTGACTGACAGGGAGAAAAAACTACTGAACAAGCTTTATGATGGACTTATCGGGGGCCAAAGAGCAGCTCTTGCTGAGTCTATAACCCTTGTAGAAACCCAGCATCCCAGGAAGAAGGAGTTAGCCCAGGTTCTGCTTCAAAGAGTGCTGGCCATCCGTCAGGAGCAGGAGAGAAGAAATGGTGGAAAACCAGTGGCCTTCAGAGTGG GACTGTCTGGTCCCCCTGGTGCCGGAAAGTCTTCATTCATTGAGGTCGTTGGGAAAATGCTGACAGGACGAGGGCATAAAGTGTCTGTACTGGCTGTGGATCCTTCCTCATGCACAACTGGAG GTTCACTGATGGGGGACAAAACACGAATGACAGAGCTCTCTAGGGACATGAATGCTTACATCAGACCATCTCCAACCTCAGGAACCCTCGGTGGTGTGACGAGAACCACCAATGAAGCCATAGTCCTCTGTGAGGGTGCAGGCTATGACATTGTGTTAGTTGAAACCGTGG GTGTTGGTCAGTCTGAGTTTGCTGTGGCTGACATGGTGGATATGTTTGTGCTGCTGATTCCACCAGCAGGGGGTGATGAACTACAG gGAATCAAAAGAGGCATTATTGAGATGGCAGACCTGGTTGTAGTTACAAAATCCGATGGCGATTTGGTTGTTCCAGCGCGGAGGATTCAGGCAGAGTATACAAGTGCCCTAAAGTTGCTTCGAAAGAAGTCCAACATCTGGAAACCAAAG TATTACTTCTGCCCGCTTTTGAATGGCCAAAAGCTGCCTCATGCATTTCGCTGGTTAGAGGCCACCAACATGGGTGAGAGACGCTACAGCCTTTGTCTTCTCCCAGCAGCATGGTTTCTGAGCTCCATCCCTTTGACTGGAGGATGCGATGGTCATATTGATTTCTTTTCCCCTCCCTGA
- the mmaa gene encoding methylmalonic aciduria type A protein, mitochondrial isoform X1, translating to MGPKGFLPILHCVASLSPIHTTTALRHSLCKPAVKQCCASLCTLQQRRGVSVEAATSHHVSDLTDREKKLLNKLYDGLIGGQRAALAESITLVETQHPRKKELAQVLLQRVLAIRQEQERRNGGKPVAFRVGLSGPPGAGKSSFIEVVGKMLTGRGHKVSVLAVDPSSCTTGGSLMGDKTRMTELSRDMNAYIRPSPTSGTLGGVTRTTNEAIVLCEGAGYDIVLVETVGVGQSEFAVADMVDMFVLLIPPAGGDELQGIKRGIIEMADLVVVTKSDGDLVVPARRIQAEYTSALKLLRKKSNIWKPKVVRLSSQTGQGVPELWDTMLQFRDVMLSSGELQARRQAQQKVWLWNLIQENSVRHFQEHPAVRSALPELERRVTCGDISPGLAADLLLKAFTTQ from the exons ATGGGTCCGAAGGGGTTTTTACCAATTCTGCATTGTGTTGCTTCTCTCTCTCCTATACACACCACAACAGCATTAAGACATTCCCTTTGTAAGCCTGCTGTAAAACAGTGCTGTGCCTCCCTCTGCACCCTCCAACAGAGAAGAGGTGTTTCTGTAGAGGCTGCCACAAGCCATCATGTTTCAGACTTGACTGACAGGGAGAAAAAACTACTGAACAAGCTTTATGATGGACTTATCGGGGGCCAAAGAGCAGCTCTTGCTGAGTCTATAACCCTTGTAGAAACCCAGCATCCCAGGAAGAAGGAGTTAGCCCAGGTTCTGCTTCAAAGAGTGCTGGCCATCCGTCAGGAGCAGGAGAGAAGAAATGGTGGAAAACCAGTGGCCTTCAGAGTGG GACTGTCTGGTCCCCCTGGTGCCGGAAAGTCTTCATTCATTGAGGTCGTTGGGAAAATGCTGACAGGACGAGGGCATAAAGTGTCTGTACTGGCTGTGGATCCTTCCTCATGCACAACTGGAG GTTCACTGATGGGGGACAAAACACGAATGACAGAGCTCTCTAGGGACATGAATGCTTACATCAGACCATCTCCAACCTCAGGAACCCTCGGTGGTGTGACGAGAACCACCAATGAAGCCATAGTCCTCTGTGAGGGTGCAGGCTATGACATTGTGTTAGTTGAAACCGTGG GTGTTGGTCAGTCTGAGTTTGCTGTGGCTGACATGGTGGATATGTTTGTGCTGCTGATTCCACCAGCAGGGGGTGATGAACTACAG gGAATCAAAAGAGGCATTATTGAGATGGCAGACCTGGTTGTAGTTACAAAATCCGATGGCGATTTGGTTGTTCCAGCGCGGAGGATTCAGGCAGAGTATACAAGTGCCCTAAAGTTGCTTCGAAAGAAGTCCAACATCTGGAAACCAAAG GTGGTTCGCTTATCCTCTCAGACGGGACAGGGTGTGCCTGAGCTGTGGGATACCATGCTACAGTTCCGGGATGTGATGCTGAGCAGTGGGGAGCTCCAAGCCCGACGGCAAGCTCAGCAGAAGGTGTGGTTATGGAATCTGATCCAGGAGAATTCTGTACGTCACTTCCAGGAGCATCCAGCTGTGCGTTCTGCACTCCCGGAGCTGGAACGACGGGTCACGTGTGGTGATATCTCACCTGGCCTTGCTGCTGACCTCCTCCTTAAAGCCTTCACCACTCAGTGA